From Paenibacillus sp. V4I7, one genomic window encodes:
- a CDS encoding sensor histidine kinase, with protein sequence MQFLQKYITMPWFRNQRIRYKIIMIYFPLIFVPLFVLGFVSNQVYTNAIVKKTIKNVSDNSSLIITRITGMLTNVESCANMLTINLNKLIVEDPQSQGAAETSLQMYTQITNQLSFAMLVFPDVQSAAFIDANGRVFGSNLLMERNRELIASSDMLKQVDTSSGNNIWFPMQQRSYLTPDSQEIVMTLGKRIVNIYTGQKLGMLVLNIKESSLSAIYQKIGSIQDSSYFIVNERGVVISSQHPKDLLQEVADPTMKNWIITSSEDTSDVTSFQHEKTLVVSSDVPSFGWKLISMAPLESLTADTRKITVLIVLIGLICLFFALLGAGMLSQFIAKPIMGLTKHMKKVKEGNLDIEFQVNSEDEIGLLASGFNAMIRRVQELLTNINFEQKKKREYELALIQAQIKPHFLYNTLDVIYTLSEMGRARDVQRTTKALADFYRAALSKGRETITIEEEVRNVKDYLSIQRIRYSDVFTFEFDIRGEVFGGLIPKLTIQPLVENAIYHGLKTKGSLGLLKVTGEIVEGKIKIIVSDDGVGMLPERLEVLLKKSESPEQAVGYGLRNVNDRIQLYFGDDYGLQIESQLGQGTEVTLWLPFQSEEG encoded by the coding sequence ATGCAGTTTCTACAAAAATATATCACCATGCCTTGGTTTCGTAATCAACGCATCCGCTATAAAATCATCATGATTTATTTTCCACTTATCTTCGTGCCTTTATTTGTACTAGGTTTTGTCTCGAATCAGGTGTACACGAATGCGATTGTCAAAAAGACGATTAAAAATGTTTCGGATAACTCGTCCCTCATTATTACGCGCATCACGGGTATGTTAACGAATGTAGAAAGCTGTGCCAATATGCTGACGATCAATCTAAACAAATTGATCGTGGAAGACCCGCAGTCCCAGGGGGCAGCGGAGACGAGCTTACAGATGTACACGCAGATTACGAATCAGTTGAGCTTTGCCATGCTTGTATTTCCCGATGTCCAATCCGCTGCGTTTATAGATGCAAATGGTCGGGTTTTTGGATCTAATCTCCTAATGGAACGGAATCGCGAGTTGATTGCGAGCAGCGATATGCTTAAACAGGTTGACACCTCCAGTGGTAATAATATTTGGTTTCCCATGCAGCAGCGTAGTTATTTGACCCCTGACTCACAAGAAATTGTCATGACGCTAGGTAAGCGGATTGTAAATATTTATACAGGGCAAAAGCTCGGTATGCTTGTACTGAATATCAAAGAAAGCTCCTTATCCGCGATTTATCAGAAAATCGGCTCGATCCAGGATAGCAGCTATTTTATCGTGAATGAGCGAGGCGTCGTTATTTCATCGCAGCATCCGAAGGATTTACTTCAAGAAGTTGCCGATCCAACGATGAAAAACTGGATTATTACTTCCAGTGAGGATACGTCGGATGTTACCTCTTTTCAACATGAGAAAACGCTTGTAGTAAGCTCCGATGTACCTAGCTTTGGGTGGAAGCTTATCTCGATGGCTCCGCTTGAATCCTTAACCGCGGATACGCGTAAAATCACTGTCCTTATTGTGCTTATTGGGTTGATTTGTTTATTTTTTGCTTTGCTTGGAGCGGGTATGCTTTCGCAATTCATTGCCAAACCGATTATGGGGTTAACCAAACATATGAAGAAGGTCAAAGAAGGCAATCTGGACATTGAATTCCAGGTGAATTCAGAGGATGAGATAGGTTTATTGGCCTCAGGCTTCAATGCCATGATAAGGCGAGTTCAAGAGCTGCTGACGAACATTAATTTTGAGCAAAAGAAGAAGCGTGAATACGAGCTAGCGCTTATTCAGGCGCAAATTAAACCGCATTTTCTGTATAATACGTTAGATGTTATTTACACCTTGTCAGAAATGGGACGAGCACGGGATGTACAGCGAACAACCAAAGCGTTGGCTGATTTCTATCGCGCAGCTTTGAGTAAAGGAAGAGAGACGATAACGATCGAGGAAGAAGTCCGTAATGTGAAGGATTATTTATCCATTCAGCGTATCCGTTATTCCGATGTGTTTACCTTTGAATTTGATATCCGGGGTGAGGTGTTCGGCGGTCTTATACCGAAATTAACCATTCAACCACTTGTTGAAAATGCGATCTACCATGGTCTCAAAACGAAGGGCAGCCTGGGTCTTTTGAAAGTAACAGGTGAAATTGTGGAGGGTAAAATCAAGATTATCGTCAGTGATGACGGGGTTGGCATGCTGCCGGAACGGCTTGAGGTTCTTTTGAAGAAGTCGGAATCTCCGGAGCAAGCTGTCGGCTATGGGTTAAGGAACGTGAATGACCGTATACAGCTTTATTTTGGCGATGATTATGGCCTGCAAATTGAAAGTCAACTGGGGCAGGGCACAGAAGTAACACTATGGCTCCCTTTTCAAAGTGAGGAAGGTTAA
- a CDS encoding ABC transporter substrate-binding protein has translation MFKRKKKALSVALAATLAVSLTACTTPSSTGTSSTDKATATAAATGTAAPSGKIDTSEFQTISYVMLGDKPKNGQFEKVMEKLNGILKQKANAKLEIKWVEWADWQTKYNLLLASGEPVDLITVATDWLDTWQNAQKGAFMPLDKLLPVYAPLTWKEVPPENWAETKYKNQIMLIPEDHYTQWVNHGFLYRGDWAKEFGITAPITDFKMMETYFQGVKDKKPGVVPWDANGTAAGNIGGYINSYTDAIELPVSTGLFGLIYGKSYDERYKAYSPILDDTFVDFAKLMKSWGDKGFWREDVLNYKGDNRSELEAGKSSVDQHHTQTFLGERIKMDKLQPGSDLQFFPFSATRNNLVSMSITHGGTSIGAKSKHPERALMVYELIRQDPEVYRLMNYGLEGVQYVIKDGKRFRPDGYDVQRDDFYSNFWGGRIDKNEIPDGNDWSGKGALYASYDKIKKPYPYGRFVFDKGPVTNELTAVTQVVGQMGPAILYGKAGDPVKAVDEFRAKLKTAGFDKLMAEVQKQLDAFKVTVESTK, from the coding sequence ATGTTCAAGAGAAAAAAGAAAGCGCTTAGTGTAGCTCTGGCAGCAACGCTTGCTGTAAGCTTGACGGCGTGCACCACACCTAGCAGTACAGGAACTAGCTCCACGGATAAAGCGACAGCGACTGCTGCGGCAACGGGGACAGCAGCACCATCCGGCAAAATTGACACCTCCGAGTTCCAAACGATTTCGTACGTGATGTTGGGGGATAAACCGAAGAATGGTCAATTTGAAAAGGTGATGGAGAAGCTCAACGGCATTTTGAAACAAAAAGCAAATGCAAAACTGGAAATTAAATGGGTTGAATGGGCCGACTGGCAAACCAAATATAATCTATTGCTAGCTTCAGGAGAACCTGTTGACTTGATCACGGTTGCAACAGATTGGTTGGATACTTGGCAGAATGCACAAAAAGGTGCTTTCATGCCGCTGGATAAGCTGCTTCCTGTGTACGCGCCGTTAACTTGGAAGGAAGTACCGCCAGAGAACTGGGCTGAGACGAAGTACAAGAATCAGATCATGCTCATTCCTGAAGATCATTACACGCAGTGGGTTAATCACGGTTTCTTGTATCGTGGCGATTGGGCGAAGGAGTTTGGTATCACGGCACCAATTACCGATTTTAAGATGATGGAGACCTATTTCCAAGGGGTCAAGGATAAGAAGCCAGGCGTTGTTCCTTGGGATGCGAATGGTACCGCTGCAGGTAATATTGGTGGCTACATCAATTCCTACACAGATGCGATTGAACTTCCGGTCAGTACAGGTTTATTCGGTCTGATCTACGGTAAATCCTATGATGAGAGGTATAAAGCCTACAGCCCTATTCTCGATGATACCTTCGTGGATTTTGCTAAACTCATGAAGTCTTGGGGTGACAAAGGCTTCTGGCGTGAGGATGTGCTGAACTATAAGGGCGACAACCGGTCCGAGCTTGAGGCTGGTAAGTCAAGCGTTGATCAGCATCACACGCAAACCTTCCTGGGTGAACGTATCAAAATGGATAAGCTGCAGCCGGGCTCAGATCTCCAATTCTTCCCATTCTCAGCCACGCGCAACAATCTCGTGTCTATGTCGATCACGCATGGCGGTACTTCCATTGGCGCGAAAAGCAAGCATCCGGAGCGCGCTCTGATGGTCTACGAGCTGATTCGTCAAGACCCGGAAGTGTACCGTTTGATGAATTACGGTTTGGAAGGCGTACAGTACGTCATCAAAGATGGCAAACGTTTCCGTCCAGATGGCTATGATGTGCAAAGAGATGATTTCTACTCCAATTTCTGGGGTGGACGGATTGATAAGAATGAAATTCCTGATGGCAATGATTGGTCTGGTAAAGGGGCGCTTTATGCTTCCTATGACAAAATTAAAAAGCCATACCCATATGGTCGGTTTGTTTTCGATAAGGGACCTGTGACGAACGAGTTGACTGCGGTTACGCAAGTTGTTGGACAAATGGGACCTGCGATTCTTTATGGCAAAGCGGGTGACCCTGTCAAAGCGGTGGATGAATTCCGCGCGAAGCTGAAAACAGCAGGTTTTGATAAACTGATGGCCGAAGTACAAAAACAATTGGATGCCTTCAAAGTCACTGTAGAAAGCACTAAATAA
- a CDS encoding carbohydrate ABC transporter permease: MNGILKLRKKNPLLGIFLWGYAGLSVYPLLWMVFYSLKNNNEIFVTNPFGFPTHLRFENYVDAWSRFNVPVYFSNSLLVAAATVVGTIALSVTFSYAVARMQWRWKEAARIYVVIGMFIPVQVIMIPLAILVREFHLANTYWALIVPYIAFNISFSSMVFYGFFRSIPVELEESACMDGASIYRTFYTIILPIIKPAIATMVIFVFLSAWNEFTMALILITKESLKTLPLGLLFFQGQFTTNWGAMGAAMTIASLPTVLVYVLFSEQVEKALTVGSAVKG; encoded by the coding sequence ATGAACGGAATACTCAAATTGCGTAAAAAGAATCCGCTCCTTGGCATCTTCTTATGGGGATATGCGGGGTTGTCGGTGTATCCACTGCTGTGGATGGTCTTTTATTCGCTTAAAAATAACAATGAAATCTTCGTAACGAATCCATTCGGTTTTCCGACTCATCTACGATTCGAGAACTATGTGGATGCTTGGTCAAGGTTCAATGTTCCCGTCTACTTCAGCAACAGCTTGTTAGTGGCAGCGGCGACCGTTGTGGGTACGATTGCACTTTCGGTTACGTTCTCCTATGCCGTTGCCAGAATGCAATGGCGGTGGAAGGAAGCCGCTCGTATTTATGTCGTGATTGGGATGTTCATTCCCGTGCAAGTCATCATGATTCCACTGGCGATTCTCGTACGTGAGTTCCATTTGGCGAACACGTATTGGGCGCTTATCGTGCCTTATATTGCTTTCAATATTTCATTCTCCAGCATGGTTTTCTACGGTTTTTTCCGCAGTATTCCGGTTGAGCTGGAAGAATCAGCTTGTATGGATGGGGCTAGCATTTATCGGACCTTTTATACGATCATATTGCCGATTATTAAACCAGCAATTGCAACAATGGTAATCTTCGTCTTCTTGTCGGCATGGAATGAATTTACGATGGCGTTAATCTTGATTACCAAGGAATCCTTGAAAACATTGCCGCTCGGACTGCTCTTCTTCCAAGGTCAATTCACCACCAATTGGGGGGCGATGGGCGCGGCGATGACGATCGCGAGCTTGCCGACCGTGCTTGTGTATGTACTCTTTAGTGAGCAAGTGGAGAAAGCGTTGACCGTAGGGTCTGCTGTGAAAGGATAA
- a CDS encoding LacI family DNA-binding transcriptional regulator — protein MEAITVYDIAREANVSVATVSRVLNDTAPVRTSTRQKIMAIIEKHKFQPNALARSLVNKKTGMIGVLFPDSSNMFFPEVFGGAERAAMKLGFTLFLCNTFSNFSRESEYLNLLCERQVEGLIFMGGRINSRHCPELLVQEVVDIQKRIPIVLINGSLPGHPCHRVKTDEYVGTQLIMQHLIDRGHRSIGFLGGGPDTTTTMEKLQAYKSTLGANDLPFRKQIVRLGDFTMECGRKLMDQFLTMPNCPTAFLCINDYVAIGAMKAAISHGLRIPEDIAIAGFDDTQLASAMNPELTTVSQHSEELGNQAMALLSRLIQKEKVKKLTVLEPKLIVRQST, from the coding sequence TTGGAAGCTATAACCGTCTATGATATTGCCCGAGAAGCGAACGTCTCCGTCGCGACAGTTTCCCGAGTTCTCAATGATACCGCACCCGTTCGAACATCGACTAGGCAGAAGATTATGGCGATTATTGAAAAGCATAAGTTTCAGCCCAATGCGTTGGCACGCAGTCTGGTGAATAAGAAAACGGGCATGATTGGCGTGTTATTCCCAGATAGCAGTAACATGTTTTTTCCTGAGGTGTTTGGAGGGGCAGAGAGAGCTGCGATGAAGCTGGGATTCACACTCTTTCTATGTAACACATTCAGCAACTTCAGCAGAGAATCTGAATATTTAAATCTGCTTTGCGAAAGGCAGGTGGAAGGACTCATTTTCATGGGTGGACGCATCAATTCGCGTCATTGCCCCGAGCTGCTCGTCCAGGAAGTCGTGGATATCCAGAAGAGAATTCCAATTGTTTTGATTAATGGCAGTCTTCCAGGTCATCCCTGTCATCGGGTGAAAACGGACGAATATGTGGGTACCCAGCTCATTATGCAGCACCTTATTGACCGAGGTCATCGAAGCATTGGCTTCTTGGGGGGAGGCCCTGACACGACAACAACGATGGAAAAGCTGCAAGCCTACAAAAGTACACTAGGAGCGAATGATCTCCCTTTTCGCAAACAAATCGTACGCTTGGGAGACTTCACTATGGAATGTGGCCGCAAGTTGATGGATCAGTTCCTTACCATGCCAAATTGTCCAACGGCCTTTCTTTGTATTAACGATTACGTGGCCATTGGTGCTATGAAAGCGGCTATTTCTCATGGGCTGCGTATTCCGGAGGATATCGCCATTGCAGGGTTTGACGACACCCAATTAGCTTCTGCAATGAACCCCGAACTGACAACCGTTTCGCAGCATAGTGAAGAGCTAGGGAATCAAGCGATGGCATTATTATCGAGATTGATTCAGAAGGAAAAGGTGAAGAAGCTGACGGTTCTGGAGCCTAAGCTCATTGTTAGGCAGAGTACATAA
- a CDS encoding response regulator, translating to MQKILIVDDEPIFREYLRTALDWEAYGFEICAEAKNGVEALEQVDVHRPDIALVDITMPFMDGLTLTEHLKQRYPATSVVLITGHNEFDYARKALKLGVEDYILKPFSKDELVLTLLKLQKEHQRAQEEKSTLKENQLLMKESFLNHLLSGDYNLSNEETSSRLKQYGESFDSLCFVVACIEIDNMDLKWNKVSERLLWKYAVTNILNEALEETENHLIFNGPEGRIICLVEHQGNGEMETPALGGYEKLCFLIKKYLKFTITVGVGRSQSGYQGIRTSYLEALEALQNKFVLGNDRVIAYGSGALESGTQAFYPTEVNEELLVQLRMQNGEKVDAKLEEIFQTIRDQRLSLDYTYVISMGLISVCLSYVTETGHPIEDCFGEAFFPYSEIKRLESIDATSVWIKELFNQAILYTGKHRKTRSSKIAQSAKEYIELHYRDPELQLDQIAQQVFINPSYLRAVFKKEIGMTVTDYVTHVRMHKAKDLLGKGNIRLADIAEQIGFNDPSYFSKSFKKFFGYSPSEYENNRL from the coding sequence ATGCAGAAAATATTAATTGTTGATGATGAACCCATTTTCCGAGAATACTTGCGCACGGCATTAGATTGGGAAGCTTATGGATTTGAAATATGCGCTGAAGCCAAAAATGGGGTCGAGGCGTTGGAACAAGTCGATGTCCATCGTCCCGATATAGCCCTTGTGGATATTACCATGCCATTTATGGATGGACTCACGCTGACGGAGCATTTGAAGCAGCGATATCCAGCTACAAGTGTGGTGCTGATTACGGGCCATAACGAATTTGATTATGCTCGAAAGGCGCTTAAGCTTGGTGTTGAAGATTACATTCTGAAGCCGTTTTCAAAGGATGAATTGGTACTGACGCTGCTTAAGCTTCAGAAGGAACATCAGCGGGCGCAGGAAGAGAAGTCCACATTGAAGGAAAATCAGTTGTTGATGAAGGAGAGCTTTCTTAATCATTTGCTTAGCGGTGATTACAACCTTTCCAATGAGGAGACCAGTTCAAGACTCAAGCAGTATGGAGAATCCTTCGACTCACTATGCTTTGTGGTGGCGTGTATTGAGATTGATAACATGGATCTCAAATGGAATAAAGTGAGTGAACGCTTACTCTGGAAATATGCGGTGACGAACATTCTGAATGAGGCGCTGGAGGAAACGGAGAATCACTTGATTTTCAATGGGCCTGAGGGGCGTATTATTTGCTTGGTGGAGCACCAAGGGAATGGTGAGATGGAAACTCCTGCGTTAGGCGGTTATGAGAAATTATGTTTCCTGATCAAAAAGTATTTGAAATTTACGATCACGGTCGGTGTTGGTCGTAGTCAATCCGGTTATCAGGGGATCCGTACTTCCTATTTGGAGGCGCTTGAAGCCTTGCAAAATAAGTTTGTATTGGGGAATGATCGTGTTATCGCTTACGGATCAGGGGCTTTGGAGTCAGGTACTCAAGCATTCTACCCCACAGAAGTGAATGAAGAGCTGCTCGTTCAATTACGCATGCAAAATGGGGAAAAGGTAGATGCTAAGTTGGAAGAAATTTTCCAAACGATTCGTGATCAGCGGCTATCGTTAGATTACACCTATGTCATAAGTATGGGACTTATTTCTGTTTGTCTCTCTTATGTAACGGAAACGGGGCATCCGATTGAAGACTGCTTCGGAGAAGCCTTTTTTCCCTATAGCGAAATCAAACGGTTGGAATCCATTGACGCCACATCCGTATGGATCAAGGAATTGTTCAATCAAGCGATCCTGTATACGGGTAAGCACCGAAAGACCCGATCGTCGAAAATTGCCCAATCCGCCAAAGAATATATCGAGCTTCATTACAGAGATCCCGAGCTGCAATTGGATCAAATTGCCCAGCAGGTGTTCATCAATCCCAGCTATCTCCGGGCTGTTTTTAAGAAAGAAATCGGCATGACGGTGACCGATTATGTCACGCATGTTCGTATGCATAAAGCGAAGGATTTACTTGGTAAAGGGAACATACGCCTTGCGGATATTGCGGAACAAATCGGCTTTAACGATCCTAGTTATTTCAGTAAAAGCTTTAAGAAATTTTTTGGTTATTCCCCTAGTGAGTACGAGAATAACCGCTTATAA
- a CDS encoding carbohydrate ABC transporter permease: MRKFMGNKAAIMLFTLPALLLYTVIVFYPILQTFYRSTFEWDGLSEGTFIFLDNYIRLFQDSIFYTSLYNGFVFASILAFVQIGIGTVLAFAVAEGFRGSKFLRISYFIPVVLSITVVCQLWLAMYNSEYGLINKIFEALGISYRQDWLTNNKTAIFAIAFVNAWQYMGYQFALLLAAVKSVPEQYLEAARIDGASKFKAHMAITIPMLAETYKFCLVLAITGGLNAFANMFIMTGGGPGNSTYTLTYLMYRSAFRVGEFGYGSAAAAFLVIECLIVTLAINRLIARERITF; the protein is encoded by the coding sequence ATGCGCAAATTCATGGGAAATAAGGCAGCCATTATGCTTTTCACACTGCCGGCACTCCTTTTGTATACAGTTATTGTGTTTTATCCGATTTTGCAAACTTTCTATCGCAGTACATTCGAATGGGATGGATTAAGCGAAGGCACTTTTATTTTTCTGGATAACTACATTCGATTGTTTCAAGATAGTATTTTCTACACATCATTATACAACGGTTTCGTTTTTGCAAGTATTTTGGCTTTCGTGCAAATCGGGATTGGCACTGTGCTAGCTTTTGCCGTCGCAGAAGGGTTCAGAGGAAGCAAGTTTCTAAGAATTAGCTACTTCATTCCTGTGGTTCTTTCCATTACGGTGGTATGTCAGCTGTGGCTGGCGATGTATAACAGTGAGTATGGCTTGATTAATAAAATATTTGAAGCGCTCGGCATCTCGTATCGTCAGGATTGGTTGACGAACAACAAAACAGCGATTTTCGCCATTGCGTTCGTGAATGCTTGGCAGTACATGGGTTACCAGTTCGCATTGCTGCTGGCGGCTGTAAAGTCCGTTCCAGAGCAGTACCTAGAGGCTGCACGTATTGATGGAGCATCCAAATTCAAAGCGCACATGGCGATCACAATCCCTATGCTGGCTGAGACGTATAAGTTTTGCCTCGTACTGGCGATTACAGGTGGTTTGAATGCTTTCGCCAACATGTTTATCATGACCGGCGGGGGCCCAGGGAATTCCACATACACATTGACCTATCTGATGTACCGCTCTGCGTTCCGCGTTGGTGAATTCGGTTATGGAAGCGCCGCGGCTGCTTTCCTGGTCATCGAGTGCTTGATTGTAACTTTGGCTATTAACCGACTGATCGCAAGAGAACGGATTACATTTTAA
- a CDS encoding ABC transporter substrate-binding protein codes for MKKMGVTLVSLLAATSLAACGTANTTKDAGATSAPTAAATAAPVKTDAKPVKLRIYAQYADEDTKTPYDYAVAELKKEMPNVELELDIQAQDDGQKLKTYAATGNLPDIFGAGLDIIDTFKKSNNILVLDEYVTKFGFKDKMQPSSLNTLVTDDGHTYAFPYAGNEVALLYYNKDLFQQNGVKVPTTYDEMMTAVKTFNAKGITPLSIFAKEKWPCVALYDMFVSRAEPAGVTKLDKGLAKADDAAYKTAAEKLIELVKAGMLPKGATNLNYDQAAALYHEGKAAMFINGQWEIEAATKALGDKAGYMYLPAADAAAYEKGKTAFSGSGGPGGYAVSSNTKDKELAAKVASFMSLKYAEYKFTNRSNPIVATKVDKPIVKQFPPMMEQLSKDIPKMTSTTAFSWGLSNPKFKAALEDATQNLMTGNYTADQFVKDLNKAAVTAK; via the coding sequence ATGAAAAAAATGGGAGTCACTCTCGTAAGCTTGCTCGCGGCTACTAGCCTTGCAGCTTGCGGAACCGCAAACACAACAAAAGATGCTGGTGCAACTAGCGCGCCAACGGCTGCAGCAACTGCAGCACCCGTAAAGACGGATGCAAAGCCGGTCAAGCTTAGAATTTATGCCCAGTACGCAGATGAAGATACGAAAACACCTTATGACTACGCGGTTGCGGAATTGAAAAAGGAAATGCCGAATGTAGAGCTAGAGCTCGATATTCAAGCGCAAGATGATGGCCAGAAGCTGAAGACTTATGCAGCTACAGGCAATCTGCCAGACATTTTCGGAGCAGGATTAGACATTATCGATACGTTTAAGAAATCCAATAATATTCTCGTTCTGGATGAGTACGTAACTAAATTTGGCTTCAAAGACAAAATGCAACCAAGCTCATTGAATACACTAGTAACCGATGACGGCCACACTTACGCATTCCCTTATGCGGGTAATGAAGTGGCACTGCTTTACTACAACAAAGATTTGTTCCAACAAAATGGTGTGAAAGTGCCGACTACCTATGATGAAATGATGACGGCTGTTAAAACGTTCAATGCGAAAGGCATTACGCCACTATCCATTTTTGCGAAAGAAAAATGGCCCTGCGTAGCCCTTTATGACATGTTCGTTTCACGCGCTGAACCAGCTGGTGTGACGAAGCTTGATAAAGGTCTTGCCAAAGCAGATGATGCTGCTTATAAAACAGCTGCTGAGAAACTCATCGAGCTGGTTAAAGCAGGCATGCTGCCAAAAGGCGCTACGAACTTGAACTACGATCAAGCAGCAGCGCTCTATCATGAAGGTAAAGCAGCTATGTTCATTAACGGTCAGTGGGAAATCGAAGCGGCTACGAAAGCGCTCGGTGATAAAGCTGGCTACATGTACCTTCCAGCTGCTGATGCAGCAGCTTATGAAAAAGGTAAAACAGCATTCAGCGGCAGCGGCGGTCCTGGTGGGTATGCCGTATCTTCAAACACCAAGGATAAAGAACTTGCAGCAAAAGTGGCATCCTTCATGTCCTTGAAATATGCGGAATACAAGTTCACAAACCGCAGCAATCCAATCGTAGCTACCAAAGTGGATAAGCCGATTGTGAAACAGTTCCCTCCGATGATGGAACAGCTTTCCAAAGATATTCCGAAAATGACAAGCACAACAGCTTTCTCATGGGGGTTGTCCAATCCTAAGTTCAAAGCAGCGCTTGAAGATGCCACGCAAAACCTGATGACAGGGAATTATACAGCGGATCAATTCGTGAAAGATTTGAATAAAGCGGCAGTAACAGCGAAATAA